In Triticum aestivum cultivar Chinese Spring chromosome 5B, IWGSC CS RefSeq v2.1, whole genome shotgun sequence, the following proteins share a genomic window:
- the LOC123112859 gene encoding F-box protein At1g53790, producing MSSSELRPLPAAFFSGDLPADALYEVLLRIPAKELCRLRAVCPAWRALTSNPLFVAAHKSRHRKAPPLLAVAYGDDGNHNGVEILDLWGNVVKRIPNTKYKSDLMFDRIRVVRTRLDLICLSWVVCSRAFWVLNPATGATTALPLGFSEELEHELEGKRFCHFESCAFGHVSSTREYKALRVSRVDDRQVSEVITFDDTNHGCWRRKQDPPPHICARRQMRLDGVIYFLMDFYPTYCNTGVLITEPGSIASFNLETEEWGVLPGPEQVQRFVQENDDYGYAELDLQLSLAELDGCLVMVQNIHYESMDLWFLTDSEKGIWVKKYSLPSHVAELNRYPFLMLDDGTIFFSGSNGLQGLFSAGEQGDGFLLSYDLRNDTYGYALKLRGSQSIGIYTGSLLSL from the coding sequence ATGTCGTCTTCGGAGCTGCGCCCGCTTCCTGccgccttcttctccggcgacctGCCCGCGGACGCGCTGTACGAGGTCCTCCTCCGCATCCCGGCCAAGGAGCTCTGCCGCCTCCGCGCCGTCTGCCCGGCCTGGCGCGCCCTCACCTCCAACCCGCTCTTCGTCGCGGCGCACAAGTCCCGCCACCGCAAGGCGCCTCCGCTCCTCGCCGTGGCCTACGGCGACGACGGTAATCACAACGGTGTTGAGATTTTGGATCTGTGGGGCAACGTGGTGAAGCGGATTCCGAACACCAAGTACAAATCTGATCTGATGTTCGATCGCATCCGTGTTGTGCGCACGCGGCTAGACCTCATCTGTTTGAGCTGGGTCGTCTGCTCTCGGGCCTTCTGGGTGCTGAACCCCGCCACTGGAGCTACTACCGCCTTGCCGTTGGGCTTCTCAGAGGAATTGGAGCATGAGCTAGAAGGGAAAAGGTTCTGCCATTTTGAGTCCTGTGCTTTTGGGCATGTCTCCTCTACCAGAGAGTACAAGGCGCTCCGTGTCTCTAGAGTTGATGACCGGCAGGTAAGTGAGGTTATCACCTTTGATGACACCAACCATGGATGCTGGAGGAGAAAGCAGGACCCTCCACCCCATATCTGTGCCCGTCGCCAGATGAGACTTGATGGGGTGATCTACTTCTTGATGGATTTTTACCCCACATACTGTAATACTGGGGTTTTAATCACTGAGCCTGGTAGCATAGCTTCCTTCAACCTTGAGACAGAGGAGTGGGGTGTTCTACCTGGTCCAGAACAGGTACAGAGGTTTGTGCAAGAGAACGATGATTACGGTTACGCAGAACTTGACCTCCAGTTATCATTGGCTGAGTTGGACGGCTGCTTAGTTATGGTTCAGAATATTCATTACGAATCTATGGACTTgtggtttttgacagattctgagaAAGGTATCTGGGTTAAGAAATACAGCTTGCCTTCACATGTTGCTGAGCTTAATAGGTATCCTTTTCTGATGTTAGATGATGGGACAATTTTCTTCAGTGGGTCGAATGGTTTACAAGGTTTATTCAGTGCTGGAGAGCAAGGAGACGGATTTCTGCTAAGTTATGATCTAAGAAACGACACTTATGGTTATGCACTAAAACTGAGAGGTTCCCAATCCATTGGCATTTACACAGGAAGCCTGCTGAGTTTATAG